The genomic DNA CATCTCCATGCCCTCGATCACGGCATCCCAGTAGGCCGGGTCGTCCACGGTGATCCGGGCCTCGCGCTCCATCACCTCGGGCGGCGCGGCCAGGGTTTCATCCCCCTCACCGGTGCGGGCCAGCAGGCGCGGCTCCACCGGGTAGCCGCGGTTCGCCATGATGGCGGTGGCCACCGCCAGTTGCAGCGGCGTGACCGAGAAATACCCCTGGCCGATGCCGGTGTGCAGGGTCTCGCCGTGGTACCAGCCCTCGCCCAGCGCCCCGCGCTTCCAGTCACGCGAGGGCAGCACACCGGGACGCTCGCCGTTCATATCCAGCCCGGTCAGCTGACCGAACCCGAAACCGGCCAGGAAATCCGACATGTCGTCGATACCCATCCGGTAGGCCAGGTCGTAGAAATAGATGTTGCAGGACTCGGCAATGGACTCGCGCAGCGCCAGGCGGCCGTTGTTCGAGTGCCAGCGCCCCCGGTAGACGCGGTCATCCCCGGGGATGGAGAACTGCCCGGAGCACTGCACGCGGCGCCGCTCATCGGTCTCGCCGTGGTGCAGGCCCGCCAGCGCCACGAAGGGCTTGATGGTGGAGCCAGGCGGGTACTGACCGCGGATCGAGCGGTTGAACAGCGGCTGGCTGCCGGCACTCTGCAGGGCCTGAAACTGCTGGTGGCTGATGCCCCCCACGAACAGGTTGGGGTCGTAGCCCGGTTCGCTGACCATGGCCAGCACCTCGCCGGTATGCGCATCCATGGCCACCACCGAGCCCCGCTGCCCCTCCAGCGCCGCTTCGGCCACGCGCTGCAATCGGCTGTCCAGGGTGAGGTGCAGGTCAGTGCCCGGCTCCGGCGGAGTCCGTTCCAGCACCCGCAGCACCCGCCCCAGGGCGTTGGTCTCCACCTGCTCGTACCCGACGCGGCCGTGCAGCAGGTCCTCGTAGGCCCGCTCCACGCCGCTCTTGCCGATGTGCGTGGCGCCGGCGTAATTGGCGGTATCGATGCGGCGGAGCTCCTGCTCGCTGATCCGGCCCACGTAACCCAGCACATGGGCCATGTGCTCGCCGTGGGGGTAGTGGCGGGTGAGCTGGGCACGGACCTCCACCCCGGGGAAGCGGTGCCGGTGCACCGACAGCCGCGCCACCTCCTCCTCGGTGAGGCGCAGCTTCAGCGGCACCTCGTGGAAACGGCGCGAGCGCTGCAGCTGGCGCTCGAAGCGGTTGATGTCCGCTTCGTCCAGGTCCACCACCTCGCCCAGCGCCTCGAGCAGGGCCGGCATGTCGCGCACCTGCTCCGGGGTGACGGTAAGGCGGTAGGAGGGGCGGTTCTCCACCAGCAGCACGCCGTTGCGGTCGTAGATCAGCCCCCGCGTGGGAGGCACCGGCTGAATACGGACACGGTTCTGTTGGGAGAGGGTGCTGTAGTGCTCGTGGTCGCGCACCTGCAGCTTGACCATCTGGTTGACCAACACCCCGGTCAGCAGGGCGACCGCCACCGCCGCGACAACGGCGCGCCGGAGAAACTGACGGGACTCGCGGGAACCGTCTTTAATGGCCTTGTTCGAGTACATGCTGACTTTACTGTACGCCGAAATGGCGACGCGCGGCACGCAGCAGGAAAAACACCCAGGGCCACATGGCCGCCCCGACCACCGGGGCCAACCACGCCTGCCACGGCGGCGCCGGCCGGCCGATCAGGCCGTTGACCCAGAACAGCACCAGTTGTACCGCGAACAGCAGCGGCAGCACGATCAGGGCCTGCTGCCAGACCGGCATCAGCCGGGTGCGCTGGTGCAGCTTGAGGATAATCCAGGTGATCAGGGCGAAAGCCAGGGCATGCTGGCCGAGCAGGCTGCCCACCAGCGCATCCTGGAACAACCCGCCCATCCAGGCGACCGTCACCCCCACCCGACTGGGCAGCGCCATCGCCCAGTACATGACCGCCAGCGCCACCCACTGGGGCCGGGCCGGCGCGGCCCAATCCGGCATGGGCACCAGCACCAGCATGCCGGCCGCCAGCAGGCTGAACAGGATCACCCAGCGACCACGCGGGACCACCTGACTCACGGTGCCTCCTCTTGTGGCGGTTCAACCGGTGCCTCCAGCGCCTCGGGGGCCTGCGCCGGCGCCCCGGCGGCCGGCGCCGCAGGGGGCGCGCTCAACTCCTCCGGCGACGGCAGGTCCGCCGCGCCGCGCAGGGCGGCGCCCTGCACCAGCACCATCTTTCGGCTCCGGTCCAGCGCCGCCAGCGGACGGGCGGTCACACGGGCGAAGGGCTCGCCCGGGTCCACCACCACCCGCTCCACCTCGGCCACCGGGTAGCCGCGCGGGAAGAGCCCGCCCAGACCGGAGGTCACCAACAGGTCTCCGGCGCGGATGTCGGCGTTGATCGGCACGCTGCCCAGTTCCAGCCGGTTGAGGTCACCGGTGCCCAGCGCGATGGTCCGCAACCCGTTGCGGTTCACCTCCACGGGGATGGCATGGCTGGGATCGGTGATCAGGCGGACCATGGCAGCGCGGGGCCCGACCCGGTCCACCTGCCCCATCACCCCTTGCGCATCCAGCACCGCCTGGCCGATGGTCACCTCCTGGTGGCTGCCCTTGTCCACCTGGATCAGATGGGAGTAGGGGTCGAGATCGACGCGGAGCAATTCGGCGATCAATACCGTCTCACCCAGCTGGCCGGAGGAGCCGAGCAGGTCGCGCAGGCGCTGGTTTTCCTCCTCCAGGGACCGGAGGCGCTGCAGGCGGGCCTGGTCCAGCAGGTACTGACGGCGCAGATCGCGGTTCTCGTCGATCAGCTGCTGGCGACCACTGAGCTGCTCGGCCAGCCGCTGACTTGCCTCATAGGGCAGGCTCACCGCCTGCTGCACCGGCCAGACCACAGCGGCCAGGCCCTGCCGGACGGGCTCGGCCAACTGCTGGCGGTGATCCAGGGTCATCAACAGCACCGAGACCAGTGCCAGTAGCACCAGTCGCACGGTGATGGAAGGTCCTTGCAGGAATAGCGGCTTGATGACCCTTACCGGATTTCAGGGCCGGTGCGCCTTCCCGGGCCACACCGGCGGTGTACTGCCATACGAACGGCGGCATCATGCTCCCTGGCGCGAGCCCGGCCGCCGCGTGAGGGGCTGTTACTCCCCGACGAACAGGTCGGTGCCCTTCTCGTCCATCATCTCCAGCGCCCGGCCACCCCCGCGTGCCACGCAGGTCAGCGGGTCGTCGGCCACCACCACCGGCAGGCCGGTCTCTTCCATCAGCAGCCGGTCGATGTTGCGCAGCAGGGCACCGCC from Alkalispirillum mobile includes the following:
- the mrdA gene encoding penicillin-binding protein 2, which gives rise to MYSNKAIKDGSRESRQFLRRAVVAAVAVALLTGVLVNQMVKLQVRDHEHYSTLSQQNRVRIQPVPPTRGLIYDRNGVLLVENRPSYRLTVTPEQVRDMPALLEALGEVVDLDEADINRFERQLQRSRRFHEVPLKLRLTEEEVARLSVHRHRFPGVEVRAQLTRHYPHGEHMAHVLGYVGRISEQELRRIDTANYAGATHIGKSGVERAYEDLLHGRVGYEQVETNALGRVLRVLERTPPEPGTDLHLTLDSRLQRVAEAALEGQRGSVVAMDAHTGEVLAMVSEPGYDPNLFVGGISHQQFQALQSAGSQPLFNRSIRGQYPPGSTIKPFVALAGLHHGETDERRRVQCSGQFSIPGDDRVYRGRWHSNNGRLALRESIAESCNIYFYDLAYRMGIDDMSDFLAGFGFGQLTGLDMNGERPGVLPSRDWKRGALGEGWYHGETLHTGIGQGYFSVTPLQLAVATAIMANRGYPVEPRLLARTGEGDETLAAPPEVMEREARITVDDPAYWDAVIEGMEMTVHGRYGTARGITNGLDYRIAGKTGTAQVSAQMRDIDHEERPYHHRDHSLFVAFAPAEQPRIAISVVVEHGGGGGRTAAPVARQVLDAYLDMEEALEGEPPPEGYIDGDD
- the mreD gene encoding rod shape-determining protein MreD, whose amino-acid sequence is MSQVVPRGRWVILFSLLAAGMLVLVPMPDWAAPARPQWVALAVMYWAMALPSRVGVTVAWMGGLFQDALVGSLLGQHALAFALITWIILKLHQRTRLMPVWQQALIVLPLLFAVQLVLFWVNGLIGRPAPPWQAWLAPVVGAAMWPWVFFLLRAARRHFGVQ
- the mreC gene encoding rod shape-determining protein MreC — protein: MKPLFLQGPSITVRLVLLALVSVLLMTLDHRQQLAEPVRQGLAAVVWPVQQAVSLPYEASQRLAEQLSGRQQLIDENRDLRRQYLLDQARLQRLRSLEEENQRLRDLLGSSGQLGETVLIAELLRVDLDPYSHLIQVDKGSHQEVTIGQAVLDAQGVMGQVDRVGPRAAMVRLITDPSHAIPVEVNRNGLRTIALGTGDLNRLELGSVPINADIRAGDLLVTSGLGGLFPRGYPVAEVERVVVDPGEPFARVTARPLAALDRSRKMVLVQGAALRGAADLPSPEELSAPPAAPAAGAPAQAPEALEAPVEPPQEEAP